One stretch of Pseudomonas fragi DNA includes these proteins:
- a CDS encoding NADP(H)-dependent aldo-keto reductase — protein sequence MDYRKLGRTDLNVSAIALGTMTWGEQNTQAEAFEQIAYAKDAGINFIDTAEMYPVPPKAETYATTERYIGNWFKERGDRADWILASKIAGPGNGIDYIRDGNLKHNRTHIVQALDASLKRLQTDWIDLYQLHWPERSTNFFGQLGYSHNADEAFTPLEDTLEALDEQVRAGKIRHIGLSNETPWATMKFLQLAESRGWPRAVSIQNPYSLLNRSFEVGLAEIAIREQCGLLAYSPLAFGMLTGKYSGGAQPPKGRLSLYSRFSRYSNPQAVAASERYVALAREHGLDPAQMALAFVTRQPFVTSNIIGATTMEQLKSNIASHDLKLSDDVLAGIEAIHKDQPNPAP from the coding sequence ATGGACTACCGAAAGCTTGGCCGCACCGACCTGAACGTAAGCGCAATCGCCCTCGGGACCATGACCTGGGGCGAGCAGAACACCCAGGCTGAAGCCTTCGAGCAGATCGCTTACGCCAAAGATGCCGGCATCAATTTTATCGATACTGCCGAAATGTACCCGGTACCGCCCAAGGCCGAAACCTACGCCACTACCGAGCGCTATATCGGCAACTGGTTCAAGGAGCGCGGTGATCGCGCCGACTGGATCCTGGCCAGCAAGATCGCCGGCCCCGGCAACGGTATCGACTACATCCGTGACGGCAACCTCAAGCACAACCGCACCCATATCGTGCAAGCCCTGGACGCCAGCCTCAAGCGCCTGCAAACCGACTGGATCGACCTCTACCAGTTGCACTGGCCGGAGCGCAGCACCAACTTCTTCGGCCAATTGGGCTACAGCCACAACGCCGACGAAGCCTTTACCCCGCTGGAAGACACCCTCGAAGCGCTCGACGAGCAGGTCAGGGCCGGCAAGATCCGCCATATCGGCCTGTCCAACGAAACGCCGTGGGCCACCATGAAGTTCCTGCAACTGGCCGAAAGCCGCGGCTGGCCACGCGCCGTATCGATCCAGAACCCCTACAGCCTGCTCAACCGCAGCTTTGAAGTGGGCCTGGCGGAGATCGCCATTCGCGAACAATGCGGCCTGCTCGCCTACTCGCCCCTGGCGTTCGGCATGCTCACTGGCAAGTACAGTGGCGGCGCCCAACCGCCAAAAGGCCGCCTGAGCCTCTACAGCCGCTTCTCGCGCTATTCAAACCCGCAGGCCGTGGCTGCCAGCGAGCGCTATGTGGCCCTGGCCCGCGAACATGGCCTGGACCCGGCGCAAATGGCCCTGGCTTTCGTTACCCGCCAACCGTTCGTTACCAGCAATATCATTGGCGCCACGACGATGGAGCAACTCAAAAGCAATATTGCCAGCCACGACCTGAAGCTGTCGGATGACGTGCTGGCGGGCATTGAAGCGATCCACAAGGACCAGCCAAACCCGGCACCTTGA
- a CDS encoding YhcB family protein: MEHSLLIWLLPTLALVAGVAIGFLVARLLPNAVPNRTQRQLDDIQERFDSYQSEVVTHFNTTANLVKKLTQSYQDVQEHLAEGANRLALDEQTRQRLLAALHPDVPQPHRERITPPHSTEPPLDYAPKSPNGPGMLDEHYGLKK, from the coding sequence GTGGAACACTCGCTCTTGATTTGGTTGTTGCCGACTCTCGCCCTGGTTGCCGGTGTCGCCATTGGTTTTCTGGTTGCTCGTCTGCTGCCCAATGCCGTGCCTAACCGCACGCAGCGTCAGCTGGACGACATCCAGGAACGTTTTGACAGTTACCAAAGTGAAGTGGTTACCCACTTCAATACCACCGCCAACCTGGTGAAGAAACTCACTCAGAGCTATCAGGACGTGCAAGAACACCTCGCCGAGGGCGCCAACCGTTTGGCCCTGGACGAGCAGACTCGCCAACGCCTGCTGGCAGCCCTGCACCCGGATGTGCCACAACCGCATCGCGAGCGCATCACCCCGCCGCACAGCACCGAGCCGCCTTTGGACTACGCGCCAAAGAGCCCCAACGGCCCGGGCATGCTCGATGAGCATTACGGCCTGAAGAAGTAA
- a CDS encoding GlxA family transcriptional regulator, producing the protein MHAKDFFHLASLRHGKQLGQGLTPTFETRLVSPDGKSATSFSDVVLPVDGALEDTDIIILPAFGDDFDTLCQRYPQVVPWLREQHARGAVLCAEATGVFWLAEAGLLDGKEATTYWRFFDTFARRYPQVHLNQDKHLTDADNLYCAGGPTSACDLYIYMIERFCGANIAQAVARDILYEVQRNYTPGRIGFGGQKLHQDVIILQIQHWLEEHFADKFRFEDVARDHGMSIRNFMRRFQLATGDKPLHYLQRLRIETAKGLLSATRKSIKTISYDVGYDDASFFARLFRQHTELSPNQYRQQFLHAGVNQVA; encoded by the coding sequence ATGCATGCCAAGGACTTCTTTCACCTCGCCAGCCTGCGTCACGGCAAGCAACTGGGCCAAGGCCTGACCCCCACCTTCGAAACCCGCCTGGTGAGCCCCGACGGCAAGTCGGCCACCAGCTTCAGCGACGTGGTTCTCCCCGTGGACGGCGCCCTGGAGGACACTGACATCATCATCCTCCCGGCCTTCGGTGATGACTTCGACACCCTCTGCCAGCGCTACCCGCAAGTAGTGCCCTGGCTGCGCGAACAACATGCCCGCGGTGCCGTGCTGTGCGCCGAGGCCACCGGGGTATTCTGGCTCGCCGAAGCCGGGCTGCTCGACGGCAAGGAGGCCACAACCTACTGGCGTTTTTTCGATACCTTCGCCCGTCGCTACCCCCAGGTACACCTCAACCAGGACAAGCACCTCACCGACGCCGACAACCTCTACTGCGCCGGCGGGCCGACCTCGGCCTGCGACCTCTATATCTACATGATCGAGCGTTTTTGCGGCGCCAACATCGCCCAGGCCGTGGCCCGCGACATCCTTTACGAGGTGCAGCGCAACTACACCCCGGGGCGCATCGGCTTTGGCGGCCAGAAGCTGCACCAGGACGTGATCATCCTGCAAATCCAGCACTGGCTCGAAGAGCACTTCGCCGACAAGTTCCGCTTCGAAGACGTCGCCCGCGATCACGGCATGAGCATCCGCAACTTTATGCGCCGCTTTCAACTGGCCACCGGCGACAAGCCCCTGCACTACCTGCAGCGCCTGCGCATAGAAACCGCCAAAGGCCTGCTCTCGGCCACCCGCAAAAGCATCAAGACCATCAGCTACGACGTAGGCTATGACGACGCCAGCTTCTTCGCGCGACTGTTTCGCCAACATACCGAGCTGTCGCCAAACCAGTATCGTCAACAGTTCCTGCACGCAGGTGTAAATCAGGTCGCTTAA
- a CDS encoding alpha/beta hydrolase, with the protein MLTRETPVVIAGPVGQLEALYLDSAEPKGLALLCHPNPVQGGTMMNKVVSTLQRTARDAGLVTLRFNYRGTGASEGSHDMGSGEVDDALAAARWLRGKHPDLPITLLGFSFGGFVAASLGGRLEAEGEQLSRLFMVAPAVMRLRDEDPLPHNCPITVIQPETDEVIDPQLVYNWSNELSRPHELLKVAECGHFFHGKLPELKELVAPRLSN; encoded by the coding sequence TTGCTTACCCGCGAAACCCCCGTAGTAATTGCTGGCCCGGTCGGCCAGCTCGAAGCCCTCTACCTTGATTCTGCTGAGCCAAAGGGCCTTGCGCTGCTGTGCCACCCCAATCCGGTACAGGGCGGCACCATGATGAATAAAGTGGTTTCGACCCTGCAGCGCACTGCCCGTGATGCTGGCCTGGTTACCTTGCGATTTAATTACCGTGGCACCGGCGCCAGTGAAGGCAGCCACGACATGGGCAGCGGTGAAGTGGACGATGCGTTGGCCGCCGCTCGCTGGTTGCGTGGCAAACACCCTGACTTGCCGATCACCCTGCTCGGTTTTTCGTTCGGCGGTTTTGTTGCTGCCAGCCTGGGTGGCCGGCTCGAAGCTGAAGGCGAGCAGCTGTCGCGGCTGTTTATGGTGGCGCCGGCAGTGATGCGCTTGCGTGACGAAGACCCTTTGCCCCACAACTGCCCGATCACGGTTATCCAGCCCGAAACCGACGAAGTGATCGACCCGCAGCTGGTCTATAACTGGTCAAACGAGCTGTCGCGCCCCCATGAGCTGCTGAAAGTGGCAGAATGCGGACACTTTTTTCACGGCAAGCTGCCCGAGCTCAAAGAGTTGGTAGCGCCACGCCTTTCGAATTGA
- a CDS encoding cytochrome b, protein MSKFMDWVDARFPATKMWEDHLSKYYAPKNFNFFYFFGSLALLVLVNQIVTGVWLTMSYTPSAEEAFASVEYIMRDVEYGSILRLLHSTGASAFFIVVYLHMFRGLLYGSYQKPRELVWLFGMMIYLALMAEAFMGYLLPWGQMSYWGAQVIISLFGAIPVIGNDLTQWIRGDYLISGITLNRFFALHVVALPIVILGLVVLHILALHEVGSNNPDGVDIKKHKDENGIPLDGIPFHPYYTVKDIVGVVVFLFIFCSIVFFFPEMGGYFLEKPNFEQANAFKTPEHIAPVWYFTPFYAILRAIPDKLLGVIAMGAAIAVLFVLPWLDRSPVKSMRYKGWMSKVWLWVFCISFVILGVLGVLAPTPGRTLLSQVCTFLYFAYFILMPFYTRLEKTKPVPERVTG, encoded by the coding sequence ATGAGCAAGTTCATGGATTGGGTAGATGCCCGCTTCCCCGCCACCAAGATGTGGGAAGACCACCTCAGCAAGTACTACGCCCCGAAGAACTTCAACTTCTTCTATTTCTTTGGTTCTCTCGCATTGCTCGTTCTGGTTAACCAGATCGTGACCGGTGTGTGGCTGACCATGAGCTACACGCCGTCGGCTGAAGAAGCCTTTGCTTCTGTCGAATACATCATGCGTGACGTCGAATACGGCTCAATTCTGCGCTTGCTGCACTCTACCGGTGCATCGGCGTTCTTTATCGTCGTTTACCTGCACATGTTCCGTGGCCTGCTCTATGGCTCGTACCAGAAGCCCCGCGAGCTGGTCTGGCTGTTCGGCATGATGATCTACCTGGCCCTGATGGCTGAAGCCTTTATGGGTTACCTGCTGCCTTGGGGGCAAATGTCCTACTGGGGCGCCCAGGTGATCATTTCGCTGTTCGGTGCAATTCCGGTGATCGGTAACGATCTGACCCAGTGGATTCGCGGTGACTACCTGATCTCCGGGATTACCCTGAACCGCTTCTTTGCCCTTCACGTCGTGGCCTTGCCTATCGTGATCCTGGGTCTGGTGGTGCTGCACATTCTGGCCCTGCACGAAGTCGGCTCCAACAACCCTGACGGCGTGGACATCAAGAAGCACAAGGACGAAAACGGCATACCGCTGGACGGCATTCCGTTCCACCCGTACTACACCGTCAAAGACATTGTCGGCGTGGTGGTGTTCCTGTTTATCTTCTGCTCGATTGTGTTCTTCTTCCCGGAAATGGGTGGTTACTTCCTGGAAAAACCGAACTTTGAACAGGCTAACGCCTTCAAGACGCCGGAGCACATTGCCCCTGTCTGGTACTTCACGCCGTTCTACGCGATCCTGCGGGCCATCCCGGACAAGCTGCTTGGCGTCATTGCCATGGGCGCCGCGATTGCCGTGCTGTTCGTGTTGCCGTGGCTTGACCGCAGCCCGGTCAAATCCATGCGCTACAAGGGCTGGATGAGCAAGGTATGGCTGTGGGTGTTCTGCATCTCCTTCGTGATCCTGGGCGTGTTGGGTGTATTGGCACCGACCCCGGGCCGCACGCTGCTGTCGCAGGTGTGTACGTTCCTGTACTTCGCCTACTTCATTCTGATGCCGTTCTACACCAGGCTTGAGAAGACCAAACCGGTTCCGGAAAGGGTGACTGGCTGA
- the rpsI gene encoding 30S ribosomal protein S9, which produces MSATQNYGTGRRKTATARVFLRPGTGNISINNRTLENFFGRETARMVVRQPLELTETVEKFDIYVTVIGGGVSGQAGAIRHGITRALMQYDETLRGALRKAGFVTRDAREVERKKVGLRKARKRPQYSKR; this is translated from the coding sequence ATGTCGGCGACTCAAAACTACGGCACTGGCCGTCGTAAAACCGCAACCGCTCGCGTTTTCCTGCGTCCGGGTACCGGTAACATCTCCATCAACAACCGCACTCTGGAGAATTTCTTCGGTCGCGAAACTGCCCGCATGGTAGTTCGTCAGCCGTTGGAACTGACTGAGACTGTCGAGAAATTCGACATCTACGTCACCGTGATCGGTGGTGGTGTAAGTGGTCAAGCTGGCGCAATCCGCCACGGTATCACTCGCGCACTGATGCAGTATGACGAAACCCTGCGTGGCGCTCTGCGCAAAGCTGGCTTCGTTACTCGCGATGCTCGTGAAGTTGAACGTAAGAAAGTCGGTCTGCGTAAAGCGCGTAAGCGTCCGCAGTACTCGAAGCGTTAA
- the petA gene encoding ubiquinol-cytochrome c reductase iron-sulfur subunit has translation MSNDGVNVGRRRFLVAATSVVGAAGAVGAAVPFVGSWFPSAKAKAAGAPVKVNIAKVEPGQQMIAEWRGQPVFIVRRTEEILANLKKIEGQLADPDSKQSDQPAYVNPELRSIKPEILLLIGICTHLGCSPTFRPEVAPVDLGKDWVGGYFCPCHGSHYDLAGRVYKAQPAPLNLPVPPYYYETDNIVVVGLDGENA, from the coding sequence ATGAGCAATGACGGCGTAAATGTCGGCCGGCGTCGCTTCCTCGTAGCAGCCACATCCGTGGTGGGTGCTGCAGGAGCGGTGGGGGCGGCGGTCCCGTTCGTGGGGTCGTGGTTTCCCAGTGCCAAGGCGAAAGCCGCTGGCGCACCGGTGAAAGTGAATATTGCAAAGGTTGAGCCAGGTCAGCAAATGATTGCTGAGTGGCGTGGTCAGCCGGTATTCATCGTACGTCGCACCGAGGAGATCCTGGCAAACCTGAAGAAGATTGAAGGGCAGCTCGCTGACCCGGACTCCAAGCAATCTGATCAGCCAGCTTATGTGAACCCCGAGTTGCGGTCGATCAAGCCAGAGATTCTGTTGTTGATCGGTATTTGCACCCACTTGGGTTGCTCGCCTACATTCCGTCCCGAGGTCGCGCCTGTAGATCTTGGCAAGGACTGGGTCGGTGGCTATTTCTGCCCTTGTCATGGTTCGCACTATGATCTGGCCGGCCGCGTCTACAAGGCCCAACCAGCCCCGCTGAACCTGCCAGTACCGCCCTACTACTATGAGACGGACAACATTGTTGTCGTTGGCCTCGATGGGGAGAACGCGTAA
- the rplM gene encoding 50S ribosomal protein L13, which translates to MKTFTAKPETVKRDWFVVDAAGQTLGRLATEIASRLRGKHKPEYTPHVDTGDYIVVINAEQIRVTGAKTTDKMYYSHSGFPGGIKSINFEKLIAKAPERVIETAVKGMLPKNPLGRDMYRKLKVYAGAAHPHTAQQPQELKF; encoded by the coding sequence ATGAAAACTTTTACTGCTAAACCAGAAACAGTAAAGCGCGACTGGTTTGTCGTCGACGCTGCTGGTCAGACCCTGGGTCGTCTGGCCACCGAGATCGCGAGCCGTCTGCGTGGCAAGCACAAGCCGGAATACACTCCGCACGTTGACACCGGTGACTACATCGTTGTTATCAACGCTGAGCAAATCCGTGTTACTGGTGCTAAAACCACTGACAAGATGTACTACTCTCACTCCGGTTTCCCGGGCGGGATTAAGTCGATCAACTTCGAAAAGCTGATCGCCAAAGCTCCTGAGCGCGTGATCGAGACCGCGGTTAAAGGCATGCTGCCTAAAAACCCACTGGGTCGCGACATGTACCGTAAGCTGAAAGTCTATGCGGGCGCTGCTCACCCTCATACTGCTCAGCAGCCCCAAGAACTGAAGTTTTAA
- a CDS encoding asparaginase, with product MAHKLNHHTLPILSIGALGGTVSMRATQSGTGATPALTGEALLEGISQLHEGLDVRVDTLCLIPSASLDFNLMLEVLIWAQEQVKLGVQGVVITQGTDTLEETAFFLDLLWNIDVSLVLTGAMRPSDRPSADGPANLLDAARVALDTQSRKRGVLVVMNEQIHQALHVRKTSSMALEAFSSPLFGPVGLMIENRVCYLRKTGARTVLPMPRSIHHRVALLPTTLAADTVLLEHILALGYDALVVSAFGGGHVSVDWVDLIDQITTEIPVLVASRTGSGPTAEACYGFIGSEMDLIDRGAVMCGFLCPYKARILIWLLIGAGMGREVAKHVQRLGFKAAEA from the coding sequence ATGGCGCACAAACTCAACCACCACACCCTGCCCATACTCTCCATCGGCGCCCTGGGGGGCACCGTGAGTATGCGTGCAACACAATCCGGCACGGGGGCCACCCCTGCACTCACTGGCGAAGCGCTGCTTGAGGGCATTTCGCAACTGCATGAAGGGCTGGACGTGCGCGTCGACACCCTGTGCCTGATACCGAGCGCATCCCTGGACTTCAACCTGATGCTTGAAGTGCTGATCTGGGCCCAGGAGCAAGTGAAGCTGGGGGTGCAAGGCGTCGTCATTACCCAAGGCACCGATACCCTGGAGGAAACCGCGTTTTTCCTTGATCTGCTGTGGAATATCGATGTGTCACTGGTGTTGACCGGGGCCATGCGCCCCAGCGATCGACCCAGTGCTGACGGCCCCGCCAATCTGCTCGATGCCGCCAGGGTGGCCCTGGATACACAAAGCCGCAAGCGCGGCGTTCTGGTGGTCATGAACGAGCAGATTCACCAGGCCCTGCATGTGCGTAAAACCTCATCGATGGCTCTGGAAGCCTTCAGCTCACCCCTGTTCGGCCCCGTGGGGCTGATGATCGAAAACCGGGTCTGCTATCTGCGAAAAACTGGCGCACGCACCGTTCTGCCCATGCCCCGCTCCATTCATCACCGGGTGGCCCTGCTGCCCACCACCCTGGCAGCCGACACGGTGTTGCTGGAGCACATACTGGCCTTGGGATATGACGCATTGGTGGTCAGCGCTTTCGGCGGTGGCCATGTCAGTGTCGACTGGGTGGACCTGATCGACCAGATCACCACCGAAATTCCGGTACTGGTGGCAAGCCGCACAGGCTCAGGCCCAACCGCCGAAGCGTGCTACGGGTTTATCGGCAGCGAGATGGACCTGATCGACCGCGGGGCGGTGATGTGCGGGTTTCTGTGCCCGTACAAGGCGCGCATCCTGATATGGCTGTTGATCGGCGCAGGCATGGGCCGCGAAGTTGCCAAACATGTGCAGCGCCTGGGGTTCAAGGCTGCCGAAGCCTAG
- a CDS encoding glutathione S-transferase N-terminal domain-containing protein produces MGVTNRLACYSDPADHYSHRVRIVLAEKGVSAEIISVEAGRQPPKLIEVNPYGSLPTLVDRDLALWESTVVMEYLDERYPHPPLLPVYPVARANSRLLIHRIQRDWCALVDLILDSRTKEPARVQARKELRESLTGVSALFADKPFFLSDEQSLVDCCLLPILWRLPVLGIELPRPAKPLLDYMERQFAREAFQASLSGVERDMR; encoded by the coding sequence ATGGGCGTGACCAATCGGTTGGCCTGTTACTCCGACCCCGCCGACCACTATTCCCACCGAGTGCGCATTGTGCTCGCAGAGAAAGGTGTCAGCGCCGAGATCATCAGTGTGGAGGCGGGCCGTCAGCCGCCGAAGCTGATCGAAGTGAACCCCTACGGCAGCCTGCCAACCCTGGTCGATCGTGACCTGGCGTTGTGGGAGTCGACCGTGGTGATGGAATATCTGGATGAGCGCTACCCGCATCCGCCGTTGCTGCCGGTTTACCCGGTCGCGCGGGCCAATAGCCGCCTGCTGATCCATCGCATCCAGCGCGACTGGTGTGCGCTGGTTGACCTGATCCTTGATTCGCGGACCAAGGAGCCGGCGCGTGTGCAGGCCCGCAAGGAGCTGCGCGAAAGCCTGACGGGTGTTTCTGCATTATTTGCCGACAAACCTTTTTTCCTCAGTGATGAGCAAAGTCTGGTCGACTGCTGCCTATTGCCGATACTCTGGCGCTTGCCTGTTTTGGGTATTGAATTGCCGCGGCCAGCCAAGCCGTTGCTCGACTATATGGAGCGCCAATTTGCGCGTGAGGCTTTCCAGGCGAGTCTGTCTGGTGTCGAACGCGACATGCGCTAA
- a CDS encoding cytochrome c1: MKKLFAVLMLAVMPVFSFAAEQGVQLDKVDIDVSDKAALQDGARTFANYCMGCHSAKFQRYERVADDLGIPHEVMLDNLVFTGAKIGDHMKIGMQPNDAKAWFGAAPPDLTLVARVRGTDWLYSYLRAFYEDPSRPWGVNNKVFPNVGMPNVLAPLQGRQVIGCKQVQIVEDGKKQYDPLTGTPLTHEACDQLTVLPKTGALTEEQFDEKIKNLVTFLAYSANPVKLEHQRIGTYVLIYLAFLFVFAYLLKREYWKDVH, from the coding sequence ATGAAAAAGCTATTTGCTGTATTGATGCTCGCGGTAATGCCTGTGTTCTCCTTTGCGGCAGAACAGGGTGTGCAGCTCGACAAGGTCGACATCGATGTTTCTGACAAGGCGGCCCTGCAGGACGGCGCGCGTACATTCGCCAACTACTGCATGGGCTGTCACAGTGCCAAGTTCCAGCGTTACGAGCGCGTAGCCGACGACCTGGGCATCCCCCATGAAGTCATGCTTGATAACCTGGTGTTCACCGGTGCCAAGATTGGCGATCACATGAAGATCGGCATGCAGCCCAACGATGCCAAGGCCTGGTTCGGTGCAGCACCGCCGGACCTGACCCTGGTAGCCCGTGTGCGCGGCACCGACTGGCTGTACAGCTACCTGCGTGCCTTCTACGAAGACCCGTCGCGCCCCTGGGGTGTGAACAACAAGGTCTTCCCGAACGTAGGCATGCCTAACGTGCTGGCACCGTTGCAAGGTCGTCAGGTCATCGGTTGCAAGCAAGTTCAGATCGTCGAAGACGGCAAGAAGCAGTATGATCCGCTCACCGGCACGCCTTTGACCCATGAAGCGTGCGACCAGCTGACAGTGCTGCCAAAAACCGGCGCCCTGACAGAAGAGCAGTTCGATGAGAAGATCAAGAACCTTGTGACCTTCCTGGCCTACTCGGCCAACCCGGTGAAGCTGGAGCATCAGCGCATCGGTACTTACGTGCTGATCTACCTGGCCTTCCTCTTTGTATTCGCTTATCTGCTCAAGCGCGAATACTGGAAAGATGTGCACTGA
- a CDS encoding tryptophan--tRNA ligase, with protein MTSRTRILTGITTTGTPHLGNYAGAIRPAIVASRDPNADSFYFLADYHALIKCDDPLRIQRSRQEIAATWLAAGLDVERVTFYRQSDIPEIPELTWLLTCVAAKGLLNRAHAYKASVDKNLENGEDPDAGITMGLYSYPVLMAADILMFNANKVPVGRDQIQHVEMARDIGQRFNHLFGNGKEFFAMPEALIEESVATLPGLDGRKMSKSYDNTIPLFSSAKDMKSAISRIVTDSRAPGEAKDPDNSHLFTLYQAFSTPVQAAEFRSELLQGLGWGEAKERLFKLLDAELGESRERYHNLMSRPDDMEDILLAGAQKARKIAAPFLTQLCEAVGLRSFVSAAQTASTSKKKAVKGPRFVSFRDEDGSFRFRLLAADGEQLLLSRSFADGKTAGQVTKQLQAGEPLDVRSDALSFSVWLGDACVADSPAFADSAARDAAIEALRLALVPVQD; from the coding sequence ATGACCTCTCGTACTCGTATCCTCACCGGCATCACCACCACCGGTACGCCGCACCTGGGCAACTACGCCGGGGCCATCCGCCCTGCGATCGTGGCCAGCCGCGACCCCAATGCCGATTCGTTTTACTTCCTGGCCGACTACCATGCCCTGATCAAGTGCGATGACCCGCTGCGCATTCAGCGCTCGCGTCAGGAAATCGCCGCGACCTGGCTGGCCGCCGGCCTGGATGTGGAGCGTGTGACCTTCTACCGCCAGTCCGATATCCCGGAAATCCCCGAGCTGACCTGGCTGCTGACCTGCGTGGCGGCCAAGGGCCTGCTTAACCGCGCCCATGCCTACAAGGCTTCGGTGGACAAGAACCTGGAAAACGGCGAAGACCCGGATGCAGGTATCACCATGGGCCTGTACAGCTACCCGGTGCTGATGGCCGCGGACATCCTGATGTTCAACGCCAACAAGGTGCCGGTGGGTCGTGACCAGATCCAGCACGTTGAAATGGCCCGCGACATTGGCCAGCGCTTCAACCACCTGTTCGGCAATGGCAAAGAGTTTTTCGCCATGCCCGAAGCGCTGATCGAAGAAAGCGTGGCCACCTTGCCGGGCCTCGACGGTCGCAAGATGTCCAAGAGCTATGACAACACCATCCCGTTGTTCAGCAGCGCCAAGGACATGAAAAGCGCGATTTCGCGCATCGTCACCGACTCCCGTGCGCCGGGCGAAGCCAAAGACCCGGACAACTCGCACCTGTTCACCCTCTATCAGGCGTTCTCGACGCCCGTGCAGGCGGCCGAGTTCCGCAGCGAACTGCTGCAGGGCCTGGGCTGGGGTGAGGCCAAGGAGCGTCTGTTCAAGTTGCTGGACGCCGAGCTGGGCGAGTCCCGCGAGCGTTACCACAACTTGATGTCGCGTCCTGATGATATGGAAGACATCCTGCTGGCAGGCGCGCAAAAAGCCCGCAAGATCGCGGCACCTTTCCTTACCCAGTTGTGCGAAGCGGTTGGCCTGCGTTCGTTTGTCAGCGCTGCGCAAACTGCCTCCACCAGCAAGAAAAAAGCCGTGAAGGGCCCGCGTTTTGTCAGCTTCCGTGACGAAGACGGCAGTTTCCGCTTCCGCCTGCTGGCGGCCGATGGCGAGCAATTGCTGTTGTCGCGCAGTTTTGCCGATGGCAAGACGGCGGGGCAGGTGACCAAGCAGCTGCAAGCCGGTGAGCCGCTGGATGTGCGCAGCGACGCGCTGAGCTTCAGCGTCTGGCTGGGCGACGCCTGTGTGGCCGACAGCCCGGCTTTTGCCGACAGTGCGGCGCGTGATGCGGCGATCGAAGCCTTGCGCCTGGCCCTGGTGCCAGTGCAAGACTGA
- the zapE gene encoding cell division protein ZapE: MTPLERYQADLKRPDFFHDAAQENAVRHLQRLYDDLVASSQSKPGLFGKLFGKKELTPVKGLYFWGGVGRGKTYLVDTFFDALPFKEKVRTHFHRFMKRVHEEMRTLNGEKNPLTIIAKRFSDEARVICFDEFFVSDITDAMILGTLMEELFKNGVTLVATSNIVPDGLYKDGLQRARFLPAIALIKQNTEIVNVDSGVDYRLRHLEQAELFHFPLNEESEKSLRESFKALTHNSNRAIENDDLIIENRTIRALRTCDDVAWFEFRELCDGPRSQNDYIELGKIFNAVILSGVEQMEVKTDDIARRFINMVDEFYDRNVKLIISAEVELKDLYKGGRLNFEFQRTLSRLLEMQSHEYLTRAHKP, encoded by the coding sequence ATGACGCCTCTAGAACGATATCAAGCAGATCTGAAACGCCCGGACTTCTTCCACGATGCCGCGCAGGAAAACGCTGTGCGCCATTTGCAGCGTCTGTACGACGACCTGGTCGCTTCCTCGCAGAGCAAGCCCGGCCTGTTTGGCAAGCTGTTCGGCAAAAAGGAGCTGACCCCGGTCAAGGGCCTTTACTTCTGGGGCGGCGTAGGCCGTGGCAAGACTTATCTGGTCGATACGTTCTTTGACGCCCTGCCGTTCAAGGAAAAGGTGCGTACCCACTTCCACCGCTTCATGAAGCGCGTGCACGAAGAAATGCGCACCCTCAATGGCGAAAAGAACCCGCTGACCATCATCGCCAAGCGCTTCTCCGATGAAGCGCGGGTGATCTGCTTTGACGAATTCTTTGTGTCGGATATTACCGACGCCATGATTCTCGGCACCCTGATGGAAGAGCTGTTCAAAAACGGCGTCACCCTGGTGGCCACGTCGAACATCGTGCCGGACGGTCTGTACAAGGACGGCCTGCAGCGTGCGCGCTTCTTGCCCGCCATTGCCCTGATCAAGCAGAACACCGAAATCGTCAACGTCGACAGCGGCGTCGACTATCGCTTGCGTCACCTCGAGCAGGCCGAACTGTTTCACTTCCCGCTCAACGAAGAGTCCGAGAAGAGCCTGCGTGAGAGCTTCAAGGCGCTGACGCATAACTCCAACAGGGCGATCGAAAACGATGATCTGATCATCGAAAACCGCACCATCCGCGCCTTGCGCACCTGTGATGATGTGGCCTGGTTCGAGTTCCGCGAGTTGTGCGACGGCCCGCGCAGCCAGAATGACTACATCGAGCTTGGCAAGATCTTCAACGCCGTGATCCTTAGCGGTGTCGAGCAGATGGAAGTGAAAACGGACGATATCGCCCGGCGCTTTATCAACATGGTCGATGAGTTTTACGACCGCAACGTCAAGCTGATCATCTCGGCTGAAGTTGAGCTTAAAGACCTGTACAAGGGCGGGCGCTTGAACTTCGAGTTCCAGCGTACCCTCAGCCGTTTGCTGGAAATGCAGTCTCACGAATACCTGACGCGGGCGCACAAACCCTAG